AGTTCTGGAGGAGGTCGATAGCGCCGCGCAGCTGTTGGCTTGGCGGCCGCGTGAAGACTCGATTGAACCCTTCCGGATCAAAAGGCTCCATGCGCTCGAGGGCCGTCCGCACTGGGGTCAGGTCAACACTCTGACCGGAAGCCACGACTTTTTGGCCAAGATGTACCCCGGCTACGCGGCCTGGCAGGAGGCCCACCGCCAGCTCAACCAGAGCCGGGTCTTCGACAGTCCCTTTTCGAAGCGGGTTGGCATCAGCACTCGTCCCTTTGGCGAGGCATGATCGTCAAGTCGCGATGAAGCGAGCACCGTGGGTTCCGAACAGGCGCGTCCTCCCGCAGAGGCCGTAGCCGATAACAGAGAGCAGGTGGTGCGGCCTTCATTTAGCTCTGATTCATCGCTTGGTCTGATCAGGGACGGCGAACTCAAGGAGGTCGGCCATCGTGAAATCATTCTGCTGCTCTGTCGGAAGGTCGGGTGTCCAGGTCGGCTTCACGCTCAGGTATGAAAGGGGATCGCGGTCGAGCAGACCGAGCAGGGTCTCGGCCACGATCCGCGCGCCGACCTCGCCGAGGCGCTGGCCGTTTTGCTTGAGTTCAGCCTCGCGCAGGATGTAGAACCAAAGCGGGGCCGGCCCGTCGAAACCAAGCTGTTGCTTGGTTAAGGGCGTTGCCCCGATCGCCCCTGCCACGTCCTGTCCAGAGGGTAGACCCAGTGCCTTTCCGCGACGCAGATTTCGCAGAGGCAGCGATGCTATGTCTCCCCGCTCCCCTGGGAGATGGTGCAGACCCTCAGCGAGCTTGGTGTCGATCTTGCGGGTCTGCTGACGACTCTTGCCGCCGCCGACATCAAAGAAGAAGGTCCAATCGAGGGTCCACTGGCTTGGCAAGCGACGGAAGCCGTGGAAGTCCTCCCGAGGGGCGGGCTTTCTCCTCCCACTGAAGATCGGTAGCTCCGGCACGGGCTTGTTGATCTTGTAGGTCGGGCGCACCATGCTGTGGCCAAAGCGGTAGGCCGCTACCGAGAACTCCACCGGCATGAAGGCATTCTTCTTGGGCTTGTAGAACTGGAGATTGACCTTCGGCGTCTTCGTGGGGGTCAACAGCTGGTTGACCACGTTCGCTCCCACTAGCCGCTCCAGGAAGTCGTGGATCACCACCCACTGGTAGTGCCAACGAACGACCCGCTGTGCCTCCTTGAATAGCTCGCCGCCCTCGAGCCCCTGACGATTTGCGACCCGCTTCGCCACCCGGTTGTGAAAGCGGATCATCGAGAGGTGAAGCTGCGAGACGATGACGTTCTCGTCGTTTCGAGGGTCGCCGATCAGCGCCGTCCCCTGCTGGTTTCGGGGAAGGTCGTCGCGCTCAAGCTCGTCGCCGTCATCGTCTTGCTTGGGGTTACGACCGACCAGGAGCTCTGTCCCGCCAGAGCCTTCGTCGTAGAGAAACGGGCTATCGGCCGGCCCCGCTCCGTAGAGCGAGTCGAGATCAAAGCGCGGGGTCCGAAAGTCTCGCAGCGCCTCCGG
Above is a genomic segment from Solirubrobacterales bacterium containing:
- a CDS encoding heme peroxidase family protein, translating into MPETHGERAKTQRGLEATPQSPTTNGRFGRMFRTLLVFEPDDALLKQLAGQMSESGTGSGGDNPNIPAGFTYFGQFVDHDITFDPVSNLQKQNDPEALRDFRTPRFDLDSLYGAGPADSPFLYDEGSGGTELLVGRNPKQDDDGDELERDDLPRNQQGTALIGDPRNDENVIVSQLHLSMIRFHNRVAKRVANRQGLEGGELFKEAQRVVRWHYQWVVIHDFLERLVGANVVNQLLTPTKTPKVNLQFYKPKKNAFMPVEFSVAAYRFGHSMVRPTYKINKPVPELPIFSGRRKPAPREDFHGFRRLPSQWTLDWTFFFDVGGGKSRQQTRKIDTKLAEGLHHLPGERGDIASLPLRNLRRGKALGLPSGQDVAGAIGATPLTKQQLGFDGPAPLWFYILREAELKQNGQRLGEVGARIVAETLLGLLDRDPLSYLSVKPTWTPDLPTEQQNDFTMADLLEFAVPDQTKR
- a CDS encoding D-arabinono-1,4-lactone oxidase, with protein sequence MSGLNAGSNNPADRGFLFPRAISRRPVQPLPAGTEQAIAAEALATASGSLWGLSNRVLEEVDSAAQLLAWRPREDSIEPFRIKRLHALEGRPHWGQVNTLTGSHDFLAKMYPGYAAWQEAHRQLNQSRVFDSPFSKRVGISTRPFGEA